Proteins co-encoded in one Nicotiana sylvestris chromosome 7, ASM39365v2, whole genome shotgun sequence genomic window:
- the LOC138873275 gene encoding uncharacterized protein: MASPPNFEEGQSTYQPPKFNGQYYGWWKTRMHNFTMAEDCELWDIICDGPYVPTKLLEELPFSMAKTSKEYTEADKKVVEKNFRAKKILVCGIGPEENKLLRKILNFLPSSWESKMNAIIESKDSQELTIEELIGNLKTYELKRKIDNERREPKKEKNRVLKVDNNDSSEEDSDMAYLTKRFQKMVRRNGEMLKRDGSNTPKNCDLCYKCGNPGHFMKDCPLLKQEFSKNYHEKIAKINLVPFKDFKRKRSADNMMRQALAMMMKTMATKSLVEDRDSLTLELGESEQTRDDLVAIVTDHKKTIEILKKEKDDLLVEITELRETIVKPWTKSKPENSGMGKEIASEEHIRLENEVKAMRSRICAEIEKNEQLQTDLERGTVKGSGQ; this comes from the exons atggcttctccaccaaattttgaagaaggtcagtCTACATACCAACCACCCAagttcaatggacaatactatgggtggtggaaaacAAGAATGCACAATTTTACTATGGCTGAGGATTGTGAGTTATGGGATATCATATGCgatggtccttatgttccaacCAAGTTACTAGAGGAACTTCCATTTTCAATGGCAAAAACCAGCAAAGAGTACACTGAAGCAGACAAGAAAGTTGTGGAGAAaaattttcgtgccaagaaaattttAGTGTGTGGAATAGGACCTGAAGA aaacaagctatTGCGGAAAATCCTCAACTTTCTGCCTagctcttgggaaagcaaaatgaATGCTATTATTGAATCAAAGGACTCacaggagctgaccatagaagagttGATCGGAAACTTGAAGACCTATGAGTTGAAGAGAAAGATAGACAATGAAAGAAGggaaccaaagaaggaaaagaaccggGTACTTAAAGTTGATAATAATGATTCAAGCGAGGAagacagtgacatggcttacttaaccaaaagatttcagaagatggtcagaagaaatggagaaatgctaAAAAGGGACGGCTCTAACACACCAAAAAATTGTGATCTTTGTTACAAGTGTGGAAATCCTGGTCACTTCATGAAAGACTGTCCTCTCTTAAAACAAGAATTTTCCAAGAACTACCATGAGAAAATAGCTAAGATAAACCTAGTTCCCTTCAAGGACTTCAAGAGAAAAAGATCTGCTGACAATATGATGAGACAGGCTCTTGCA atgatgatgaagacaatggcaacaaaaag tcttgtggaggataggGATTCTTTGACCTTAGAATTAGGAGaatctgaacaaactagagaCGACTTAGTGGCTATAGTTACTGATCataagaaaaccattgaaatCCTTAAAAAAGAAAAGGATGATCTGTTGGTAGAAATTACAGAGCTAAGGGAAACAATAGTGAAACCatggactaagtcaaaacctgaaaATTCTGGAATGGGAAAGGAGATAGccagtgaggaacacattaggcttgaaaatgaggtGAAAGCTATGAGATCTAGGATATgtgctgaaattgagaaaaacgagCAACTCCAAACTGAtctggaaaga ggaacagtgaaaggaagcggtcaataa
- the LOC138873276 gene encoding uncharacterized protein: MTGNTTDFLSLKALQGGSVSFGNGKRGYILRVGKVGKSLTHSIENVHYVNGLKYSLLSVSQICDKGNKKDLVHGLPMSQFKMQKVCDACAREKHVKSSFKSKRDVSTLKPLELLHMDLCGPMRVQSRGGKRYIFVIVDDYSRFTWTLFLRTKDETFEVYPLCRKSR; this comes from the exons atgactgggaacactacggactttctttcactaaaagccctgcaaggagggagtgtatcctttggcaatggaaAAAGGGGGTACATTCTTAGAGTTGGAAAAGtcgggaagtcactcactcattctattgaaaatgtgcACTACGTCAATGGCCTTAaatacagtctcttgagtgtctctcaaatttgtgacaaaggaaacaag aaggacctggtccatggtctacCTATGTCACAATTCAAGATGCAAAAAGTCTGTGATGCTTGTGCTAGAGaaaaacatgtgaagtcctcttttaagtctaaaagagatgtgagcacctTAAAGCCACTAGAGCTTCTgcatatggatctgtgtggacctatgagagtgcaaagtagaggaggaaaaagatacatttttgtgatagtagatgactactccagattcacatggactctgtttctcaGAACCAAAGATGAAACTTTTGAGGTGTACCCTTTGTGtagaaaatccaggtga